Proteins co-encoded in one Spirochaetota bacterium genomic window:
- a CDS encoding ATP-binding protein, producing the protein MAIGCIYVTDERQAWFDFSESYLEGGLALVVPAHSSIDTVYDLDHMTLGVKKDASGDKYATKLVEQGYNITTIRFDDTFDSFAALAGGKLDAVLNDYLNSVYLLNKYFSGSIKITKGTWTDIVYDRKKIAFPVVTHNKILSEIVSDSIRQLKSQNFIDMLYWKWFAIMPPPDIPKQIMIYVGIILLTLLFAILVFQLYTRKKRINELQVFESHFRNLIYDLNVGVYILQKNIIVLTNFEGARLAGTDFETIVGKTLDDYFSEYSLAEGVKSQYTSFNALCSDLQYNYTISRAVWKRKDGVSLPVMFRIRPVMWMGQQAVECVVNDTTEITNLLVQQEQLKGQLLQSQKLEIIGQIAGEIAHDFNNVLTVILGYANLLEKSIDDKNRPAIEKIFEAANHAKDIVSKLMTFARKKALQLTEINIHTIIQNAISLLHAALSKKCEVKLFLDAYNPYIVGNATEIQQVFMNLILNAVDAMPYGGTISIYTENTNVVNDKTGMLEIIPAGNYVCITVEDTGSGISPEHMNHIFEPLYTTKEKGSGLGLAIVYGVVKQHKGFIDVTSTPGVGTSFFIYLPVAKTLIKTDSPSNLVPKSSGTIIIIDDDSNICLLYQEALKTGGFTTLSFTDPKQALVYIDNNIKSVKLVLCDVQMQELSGKDVLGYLKNNYPDLDVVMMSGFYDENMKDELMHLGACDVWQKMYDIHEIINKIKGLIDRYDRENIVRS; encoded by the coding sequence ATGGCAATTGGATGTATATATGTAACTGATGAAAGGCAAGCCTGGTTTGATTTTTCAGAAAGTTATCTTGAAGGAGGCCTGGCACTGGTTGTTCCCGCTCATAGTTCTATTGACACAGTGTATGACCTTGACCACATGACACTTGGTGTTAAAAAGGATGCTTCGGGTGATAAATATGCCACAAAACTTGTTGAGCAGGGTTACAATATTACTACAATACGTTTTGATGATACCTTTGATTCTTTTGCGGCACTAGCTGGTGGTAAACTGGATGCTGTTTTAAATGATTATCTCAATTCAGTATATTTACTGAATAAATATTTTTCGGGTAGTATTAAAATAACAAAAGGGACGTGGACTGATATTGTTTACGATCGCAAAAAAATAGCATTTCCAGTTGTAACGCATAATAAAATTTTATCTGAAATTGTAAGCGATAGTATCCGGCAACTAAAATCTCAGAATTTTATTGACATGCTATACTGGAAATGGTTTGCCATTATGCCTCCACCAGATATTCCAAAACAGATAATGATTTATGTCGGTATTATTTTGCTGACGCTTCTTTTTGCAATTCTTGTCTTCCAGTTGTATACACGAAAAAAACGAATTAATGAACTTCAGGTGTTTGAATCACACTTCAGAAATTTGATTTATGATTTGAATGTTGGTGTGTATATTTTACAAAAAAATATAATAGTTCTTACAAATTTTGAAGGTGCTAGGCTGGCAGGTACTGATTTTGAAACCATTGTTGGGAAAACATTAGATGATTACTTCAGTGAATATTCATTAGCTGAAGGAGTAAAGTCGCAGTATACATCGTTTAATGCTCTCTGTAGTGATTTACAATATAATTATACTATTTCCAGGGCGGTGTGGAAACGTAAGGATGGCGTAAGTCTGCCTGTAATGTTTAGAATTCGCCCTGTTATGTGGATGGGGCAGCAGGCAGTTGAATGTGTGGTTAATGATACTACGGAAATTACCAATTTACTTGTACAGCAGGAACAGTTAAAAGGACAACTATTGCAATCGCAGAAACTAGAAATTATTGGCCAGATAGCTGGTGAAATTGCACATGATTTTAATAACGTCCTTACTGTGATACTGGGATATGCCAACCTTTTAGAAAAATCAATTGATGACAAAAATAGGCCTGCAATAGAAAAGATCTTTGAAGCTGCTAATCACGCAAAAGATATAGTATCTAAACTTATGACATTTGCAAGGAAAAAGGCATTACAGCTAACCGAAATTAATATACATACCATTATCCAGAATGCTATTTCCTTATTACATGCTGCCCTATCAAAGAAATGTGAAGTTAAATTGTTTTTAGATGCATATAATCCTTATATTGTAGGCAACGCCACTGAGATCCAACAGGTATTCATGAATTTGATTTTAAATGCTGTTGATGCAATGCCGTATGGTGGCACTATTAGCATATACACTGAAAATACAAATGTGGTAAATGATAAAACTGGAATGCTTGAAATAATCCCTGCTGGTAATTATGTATGTATAACAGTAGAGGATACAGGCTCGGGGATTTCACCTGAGCATATGAATCATATCTTTGAGCCATTATATACTACTAAGGAAAAAGGAAGTGGTCTGGGGCTTGCAATAGTGTATGGTGTTGTGAAACAGCATAAGGGCTTTATTGATGTAACATCAACACCTGGAGTTGGTACCAGTTTTTTTATTTACCTGCCGGTTGCAAAAACATTGATTAAAACTGATTCTCCAAGCAATTTAGTACCAAAATCAAGTGGTACGATAATTATAATTGACGATGATTCAAATATTTGCTTGCTTTATCAAGAGGCTCTCAAAACAGGTGGTTTTACTACACTTTCATTCACAGACCCAAAACAGGCGTTAGTGTATATTGATAATAATATTAAATCTGTAAAACTTGTGTTATGCGATGTACAGATGCAAGAGCTTTCAGGGAAAGATGTTTTAGGCTATTTGAAAAATAATTATCCTGATCTTGATGTTGTAATGATGAGCGGTTTTTATGATGAAAATATGAAGGATGAATTAATGCATTTGGGTGCTTGTGATGTATGGCAAAAAATGTATGATATCCATGAAATTATAAATAAGATAAAGGGATTGATAGACAGGTATGACAGAGAAAACATTGTTCGTAGTTGA
- the polA gene encoding DNA polymerase I, protein MTEKTLFVVDGHALCYRAYFALQRNPLINSKGQNVSAIYGFFRMLLRLLQTQKPDYTIVAFDPPKKSFRFEMYPEYKAQRAKMPDDLRSQIEEIKEMLKEMGFTVVIMDNYEADDVLGSVASQYSGKYKVVLVTGDKDAYQLLTHKNISIYAGKKGITEFESIDANAVVEKLGVKPEQIIDYMALTGDAVDNIPGVKGIGEKTAAKLLQKYGTLDNIYLHLHELTGKIKEQIESQKDMAYLSRQLVTIRTDIQLPLTIENALTPDLHNEKVRQIFKRLEMDSIARELFDAEKSISIKEIAGYSTITDIQTLTNVITAIKNAGIVSFDTETTSSRPMEAELVGVSFSIAPQSGWFIPVGDSSLWGYNAIPKDQMLELIKSILEDETIKKVGQNIKYDMLIMLNCGITVKGIYFDTMVASYLLNPGLRRHNLDDLASEYLNYTKIRYDELIKDGKKIRHITEVPLQKLSHYAIEDADIALRLYQILYKKLEDENLLDLFFNVEMPLVTVLAYMEYYGVKIDLDHFESLSKELSNKISETEKKIYSLAGVQFNINSTRELSHILFEKIGLKPVKKTKTGFSTDIQVLEALLGQHEIIDYLMEYRTLSKLQTTYVDALPVLVNPKTGRIHTSFNQTVTATGRLSSSDPNLQNIPIRDEFGKNIRAGFVVDDGCLMFSADYSQIELRLAAHLSKDPTMIEAFHKGIDIHAQTASSVFNVPIEEVTDTMRRQAKIINFATIYGVSPYGLSQQADISVEEATKFIEKYFAAYPKIKEYIESTIAFARKNGYVQTLLGRKRYIPEITSTNQFRREGAERIAINTPIQGTSADMIKVAMINIHKMFCDRHLKSRMILQVHDELVFEVPENEKSIVEEIVIGAMKNAIKLDVPVVVDTGWGKNWAQAH, encoded by the coding sequence ATGACAGAGAAAACATTGTTCGTAGTTGATGGGCATGCGTTGTGTTACAGGGCTTATTTTGCATTGCAGAGAAATCCATTGATTAACAGCAAAGGGCAGAACGTATCTGCAATATATGGTTTTTTCAGAATGTTGTTGCGATTGTTGCAAACACAAAAGCCAGATTATACTATTGTTGCGTTTGATCCCCCAAAAAAATCATTCCGCTTTGAAATGTATCCGGAGTATAAAGCACAACGCGCTAAAATGCCGGATGATTTACGCAGCCAGATAGAAGAAATAAAAGAAATGTTAAAAGAAATGGGCTTTACAGTTGTCATCATGGACAATTATGAAGCTGATGATGTTCTTGGTTCGGTTGCTAGCCAATATTCGGGTAAATACAAGGTGGTACTTGTTACCGGTGATAAAGATGCATACCAGCTTTTGACTCATAAAAACATTTCAATCTATGCAGGCAAAAAAGGCATTACAGAATTTGAAAGCATTGATGCAAATGCTGTTGTGGAAAAATTAGGAGTGAAGCCAGAGCAGATAATTGATTATATGGCTCTTACCGGTGATGCGGTGGATAATATCCCCGGTGTAAAGGGAATTGGTGAAAAAACTGCAGCCAAGCTTTTGCAGAAGTATGGCACACTTGATAATATATACCTGCATTTACATGAGCTTACGGGAAAAATCAAAGAACAAATTGAATCGCAAAAAGATATGGCATATCTTTCTAGGCAACTAGTAACTATAAGGACTGATATACAATTGCCCCTTACTATTGAAAACGCATTAACCCCAGATCTGCATAATGAAAAAGTGAGGCAGATTTTTAAAAGATTAGAAATGGATTCCATTGCTCGTGAACTGTTTGATGCAGAAAAATCAATATCAATAAAAGAAATAGCAGGATATTCCACAATCACTGATATACAAACATTAACAAATGTTATTACAGCAATAAAGAATGCCGGTATTGTTTCATTTGATACAGAAACAACTTCATCACGACCAATGGAGGCAGAACTTGTTGGTGTTTCATTTTCCATTGCACCTCAATCGGGTTGGTTTATTCCGGTGGGCGATAGCTCTTTATGGGGGTACAATGCCATACCAAAAGATCAAATGTTAGAGCTCATCAAAAGTATTCTTGAGGACGAAACCATAAAGAAAGTTGGCCAGAATATTAAATATGACATGCTCATCATGCTCAACTGTGGTATCACTGTAAAGGGTATATATTTTGATACGATGGTTGCATCATATCTGCTGAATCCGGGCTTGCGTCGCCATAATCTGGATGATCTGGCTTCTGAATATCTTAATTATACCAAGATACGGTATGATGAATTGATAAAAGATGGCAAGAAAATACGCCACATAACAGAAGTTCCACTACAAAAGTTATCACACTATGCAATTGAGGATGCAGATATTGCTTTGAGATTATATCAGATTCTGTATAAAAAACTTGAGGATGAAAATTTATTAGACCTATTTTTTAACGTTGAGATGCCATTGGTGACTGTTCTTGCGTATATGGAATATTATGGTGTAAAGATTGATTTAGATCATTTTGAATCTTTATCTAAAGAGCTATCAAACAAAATTAGTGAAACAGAAAAAAAGATATATTCATTGGCAGGAGTTCAATTTAACATCAACTCAACGCGAGAGCTATCGCACATATTATTTGAAAAAATTGGGCTGAAACCTGTAAAAAAAACCAAAACAGGATTTTCAACCGACATTCAGGTTTTAGAAGCATTACTTGGACAGCACGAAATCATTGATTATTTAATGGAATACAGGACATTAAGTAAATTACAGACAACCTATGTGGATGCGTTGCCTGTTCTTGTTAACCCAAAGACCGGACGAATACACACGTCGTTTAATCAAACGGTAACTGCAACCGGCAGGCTTTCATCTTCCGACCCAAATTTGCAAAATATTCCCATACGTGATGAGTTTGGGAAAAATATCAGAGCAGGTTTTGTAGTAGACGATGGTTGCTTGATGTTTTCAGCTGACTATTCGCAAATAGAGTTGAGGTTAGCTGCTCATCTTTCAAAAGATCCTACTATGATTGAGGCATTTCACAAAGGAATAGATATTCATGCCCAGACAGCATCTTCTGTTTTTAATGTGCCTATTGAAGAGGTGACTGACACAATGCGCAGACAGGCAAAGATTATCAATTTTGCCACAATTTATGGTGTTTCGCCCTATGGGCTTTCGCAGCAGGCTGATATTTCTGTTGAAGAAGCAACTAAGTTCATTGAAAAGTATTTTGCTGCATATCCAAAGATTAAAGAATATATTGAAAGCACTATTGCTTTTGCTCGTAAAAATGGTTATGTTCAAACGTTGCTTGGCCGAAAGCGGTACATTCCAGAAATTACTTCAACTAATCAGTTCCGACGTGAAGGAGCAGAACGGATTGCTATAAATACTCCTATTCAGGGGACTTCTGCTGATATGATTAAAGTTGCAATGATAAACATACATAAAATGTTTTGTGATAGACATTTAAAAAGCAGGATGATCCTTCAGGTGCACGATGAACTGGTATTTGAAGTCCCTGAAAATGAAAAGTCAATAGTTGAAGAGATAGTAATTGGTGCAATGAAAAATGCAATCAAACTTGATGTGCCGGTAGTAGTAGATACTGGGTGGGGGAAAAATTGGGCACAAGCTCATTAA
- a CDS encoding sigma-70 family RNA polymerase sigma factor encodes MTTLHDEYIIQQILKGKHDLFRIIVERYQNIIFSLGMRFFKNYDEATDFTQEIFIKVYNNLDTFKGIASFKSWLMKIGYNHAINRLNSVKNNNVEYNDSIDGCSDPEKQVIHDELQTILEEAVNSLPPEYRVCIDLYFYVGLPFKEISHITGFPVNTIKSYVYRAKQHLRQALKGTIAEDYYEM; translated from the coding sequence GGTAAGCATGATTTATTCAGGATTATTGTTGAGCGATATCAGAATATTATTTTTTCTTTAGGAATGCGTTTTTTTAAAAATTATGATGAAGCAACTGACTTTACTCAGGAGATATTTATCAAAGTGTATAACAATTTAGATACATTTAAAGGTATTGCATCATTTAAAAGTTGGTTGATGAAAATTGGCTATAACCATGCAATAAATAGGCTCAACTCAGTAAAAAATAATAATGTTGAATACAATGATAGCATTGACGGTTGCTCCGACCCCGAAAAGCAGGTGATTCACGATGAACTACAAACTATTCTTGAAGAAGCTGTGAACAGCCTCCCTCCTGAGTATAGGGTATGCATTGATTTGTACTTCTATGTTGGATTACCCTTTAAGGAAATTTCACACATTACTGGATTTCCGGTTAATACTATCAAATCCTATGTATACCGGGCAAAGCAGCATTTACGACAGGCGTTAAAAGGCACAATAGCGGAGGATTATTATGAAATGTGA
- a CDS encoding transporter substrate-binding domain-containing protein, giving the protein MRKLITRILLSVTIALTLGVVFAYAKVNTTPYHIRVVTAIYEPFVMYKDGKLIGFDIDLLNEICKQNNITYTITVTTFQDMLAQGEGRPS; this is encoded by the coding sequence ATGAGAAAATTAATTACAAGAATCTTATTATCAGTAACTATCGCCCTTACACTTGGTGTTGTATTTGCTTATGCTAAAGTGAATACAACACCATATCATATTCGTGTTGTTACTGCCATTTATGAACCGTTTGTAATGTATAAAGATGGGAAACTCATAGGTTTTGACATTGACCTTTTAAACGAAATTTGCAAGCAAAACAATATCACATATACTATTACCGTGACAACATTTCAGGATATGCTTGCACAGGGTGAGGGAAGGCCGAGCTGA